Proteins encoded by one window of Paenibacillus sp. DCT19:
- the dapF gene encoding diaminopimelate epimerase: MEFTKMHGLGNDFIVVFGEEKLPADAPELAVKWCNRFFGIGADGLVYILPSEKADFQMRIMNSDGSEAEQCGNAIRCVAKYVYDHGHVSGENITIETIGAGVQPVNLNIRDGKVETVRVDMGEPILDGLKVPTTVDANPVVNHSIEANGQQFKFTAVSMGNPHAVIYVEDAVNFDLSTWGPLLEVHPMFPKKINVEFATVHDRGYVDMRVWERGAGPTLACGTGACATLVSSVLNGHTDRTAVVSLKGGDLHIEWNETDNHVYMTGPAEVVFKGITS; this comes from the coding sequence ATGGAATTTACAAAAATGCACGGACTAGGCAACGACTTTATCGTTGTATTTGGAGAAGAGAAGCTTCCCGCAGATGCGCCAGAATTGGCTGTGAAATGGTGTAACCGATTCTTCGGAATTGGTGCGGATGGGCTCGTCTATATACTGCCTTCCGAGAAAGCAGATTTTCAGATGCGCATCATGAATTCAGACGGTTCCGAAGCGGAGCAATGTGGTAATGCCATTCGATGTGTTGCAAAATATGTGTATGATCACGGTCATGTATCCGGAGAGAATATTACAATTGAAACGATTGGTGCTGGCGTACAGCCGGTTAATCTTAACATTCGTGATGGTAAGGTAGAGACGGTTCGTGTGGATATGGGTGAGCCGATTCTGGACGGGCTTAAAGTTCCAACGACCGTGGATGCAAACCCTGTGGTTAATCATTCCATTGAAGCGAATGGTCAACAATTCAAGTTTACCGCCGTATCCATGGGGAACCCACACGCTGTTATTTATGTAGAAGATGCTGTGAATTTTGATCTCTCGACATGGGGACCTCTACTGGAGGTACATCCGATGTTCCCCAAAAAAATTAATGTGGAATTCGCAACTGTGCATGACCGCGGTTATGTAGATATGCGTGTGTGGGAACGTGGAGCGGGTCCAACGCTGGCCTGTGGAACAGGAGCCTGTGCAACACTCGTATCGTCTGTTCTGAACGGACACACCGACCGTACAGCTGTCGTTAGCCTCAAAGGTGGAGATTTGCACATTGAGTGGAATGAAACAGATAACCACGTTTATATGACGGGGCCTGCAGAAGTTGTTTTCAAAGGGATCACCTCGTAA
- a CDS encoding bifunctional homocysteine S-methyltransferase/methylenetetrahydrofolate reductase: protein MKADLRSVMQERVLVGDGAMGTFLYQMGFPVGISYEELNLISPEVVADVHRRYRDAGTEVFETNTYSANYDKLSKFGLESKVESVNRAGVRIAKEVAGSQGYVLGAVGSIRGGKRTNVSTSELKRFYEQQIFALLDEGVDGILLETFYDIEEMDIALLQTRKLSDLPVIGQFAVEHVGHTLDGYTMPEAFRIMREQGADVIGFNCRTGPNGIMRAMETVSGQIGIPMSVYPNAGAADYVDGEFRYGATPEYFGQTAVQFADLGARIIGGCCGTTPDHIAAMAGALTDYQAAPIVQPDLTDSKPRIVLHENVDERAGRGGQPTIVDLVKERHTVIVELDPPRDLDIAKFMKGAEILKAAGADALTLADNSLAVTRMSNMALGHLVQDRTGLRPLVHIACRDRNLIGTQSHMMGFDALGINHVLAVTGDPARFGDLPGSSSVYDLTSFEIIRMIKQLNDGVAFSGKPLKQKAGFVIGAAFNPNVKHLDKAVQRLEKKIASGADYIMTQPIYDPQLIVAMHEATKHLEIPIFVGVMPLASGRNAEYLHNEVPGIQLSDEVRSRMAGLEGEEGRAMGVKIAKELLDVATTYFKGIYLMTPFMFYNMTAELTQYVWEKSEHQCPTCFNPNNQLQ from the coding sequence ATGAAGGCGGATTTACGGAGCGTAATGCAGGAGCGGGTTCTCGTGGGAGACGGGGCGATGGGAACATTCCTTTATCAAATGGGATTCCCGGTAGGCATTTCATATGAAGAGTTGAATTTAATTTCACCTGAAGTGGTGGCTGATGTACATCGTCGTTATCGAGATGCAGGTACAGAAGTATTCGAGACGAACACTTACTCTGCCAATTATGATAAGTTGTCCAAGTTTGGCCTGGAATCTAAGGTTGAGAGTGTGAACCGGGCTGGTGTACGCATCGCCAAGGAAGTGGCAGGTAGCCAAGGTTATGTACTTGGTGCTGTAGGTTCAATTCGCGGGGGGAAACGCACGAATGTATCTACAAGTGAGCTGAAACGCTTTTACGAGCAACAGATTTTTGCACTTCTTGACGAAGGGGTAGACGGTATTCTACTTGAAACCTTCTATGATATTGAGGAGATGGACATTGCCCTTCTGCAGACTCGCAAGCTGAGTGACCTACCTGTGATTGGACAATTTGCTGTAGAGCATGTTGGTCATACATTGGATGGATATACAATGCCTGAGGCGTTCCGAATTATGCGTGAACAAGGTGCCGATGTGATTGGCTTCAACTGTCGAACAGGTCCTAACGGTATCATGCGTGCGATGGAAACGGTATCTGGGCAGATCGGTATTCCAATGTCCGTCTATCCTAATGCAGGAGCAGCAGATTACGTAGATGGTGAATTCCGTTATGGTGCAACTCCAGAGTACTTCGGTCAGACAGCAGTGCAGTTTGCCGATCTGGGTGCTCGAATTATCGGTGGTTGCTGCGGAACAACGCCGGATCATATCGCTGCTATGGCTGGAGCCTTGACCGACTATCAAGCTGCTCCAATTGTCCAGCCTGACCTAACGGATTCCAAACCACGTATTGTTCTACATGAAAATGTAGATGAACGTGCAGGTCGTGGTGGACAACCTACAATTGTAGATCTGGTGAAGGAACGTCATACGGTTATCGTTGAACTTGACCCGCCACGTGATCTGGATATCGCCAAATTCATGAAAGGTGCCGAGATACTCAAAGCAGCAGGAGCTGACGCACTAACACTCGCTGACAACTCGCTTGCAGTTACCCGGATGAGTAATATGGCTCTGGGACATCTCGTTCAAGATCGCACGGGATTGCGTCCGCTTGTGCATATTGCATGCCGGGATCGTAACCTCATCGGTACACAATCCCACATGATGGGCTTTGATGCGCTGGGAATTAATCATGTGCTCGCAGTAACTGGAGATCCAGCCCGTTTCGGTGACCTCCCGGGTTCAAGCTCGGTATATGATCTAACCTCTTTCGAAATTATTCGGATGATCAAGCAACTGAACGATGGTGTAGCCTTCTCAGGTAAACCACTTAAGCAAAAAGCCGGATTCGTTATTGGAGCTGCATTCAATCCGAACGTGAAGCATCTGGACAAAGCCGTCCAACGTTTGGAGAAAAAGATCGCCTCCGGCGCCGATTACATCATGACCCAGCCGATTTACGATCCACAATTAATTGTGGCAATGCATGAAGCGACCAAACATCTGGAAATCCCTATTTTCGTTGGTGTAATGCCGCTTGCAAGTGGACGAAATGCGGAATATCTCCATAATGAGGTGCCGGGAATTCAGCTGTCGGATGAGGTTCGGTCACGTATGGCTGGTCTGGAAGGCGAAGAAGGCCGCGCGATGGGCGTGAAAATCGCCAAGGAACTATTGGATGTAGCCACCACGTATTTTAAAGGCATCTATCTGATGACGCCATTTATGTTCTACAACATGACGGCGGAACTTACACAATATGTGTGGGAGAAGTCAGAGCACCAATGTCCTACTTGTTTCAACCCTAATAATCAATTACAATAG